The following are encoded in a window of Brevibacillus ruminantium genomic DNA:
- the mntR gene encoding transcriptional regulator MntR — protein sequence MPTPSMEDYLERIYSLIEEKGYARVSDIAEALEVHPSSVTKMVQKLDKDKYLVYEKYRGLVLTPKGKKIGKRLVDRHSLLEEFMRLIGVDEEHIYQDVEGIEHHLSWESISCFEYLVRYFQEDPQRVADLRRIQMEEEQKEEE from the coding sequence ATGCCAACTCCCAGCATGGAAGACTATTTGGAACGTATTTACAGCTTAATTGAGGAAAAAGGTTACGCTCGTGTCTCCGATATTGCGGAAGCGTTGGAGGTACATCCCTCATCGGTTACGAAAATGGTTCAAAAGCTGGATAAAGACAAGTATCTCGTCTACGAGAAATATCGGGGCCTCGTTCTCACCCCGAAAGGCAAAAAAATAGGCAAAAGACTCGTCGATCGCCATAGTCTCCTTGAGGAGTTCATGCGCTTGATTGGGGTAGACGAGGAGCATATTTACCAGGATGTTGAGGGGATCGAGCATCATCTGAGCTGGGAATCCATCTCCTGCTTTGAGTATCTGGTCCGCTATTTTCAGGAAGATCCACAGCGTGTGGCAGACTTGCGCCGAATCCAAATGGAAGAGGAGCAAAAAGAAGAAGAGTAG
- a CDS encoding NADPH-dependent FMN reductase has product MKIIGIAGSMNPDSTTKKAVKIALDSARKAGAQVELIHLAEWPMPIYDVRDDETTYPSIVHQFVNKISEADGLIIASPEYHGTISGALKNALDFLSARQLKDKPVAVLGVAAGSLGATNTVNTLHLIMRNLHAWALPSSPSVPTAYSAFDSDGKLKDARLQERVEMLGMQLVHTIDIMKGAKPVN; this is encoded by the coding sequence ATGAAAATCATCGGAATTGCGGGAAGCATGAACCCCGACTCTACCACAAAAAAAGCAGTGAAAATCGCGCTGGATTCCGCTCGAAAAGCAGGTGCCCAGGTCGAACTGATCCATTTGGCTGAATGGCCTATGCCTATTTATGATGTACGAGATGATGAAACCACCTATCCTTCCATCGTGCACCAATTTGTGAACAAAATTTCCGAGGCAGATGGTTTGATCATTGCTTCCCCTGAATACCACGGAACGATCAGTGGGGCTTTGAAAAATGCACTTGATTTTCTTTCCGCAAGACAATTGAAAGACAAACCTGTCGCAGTTCTGGGTGTAGCCGCAGGCAGCTTGGGAGCGACCAACACAGTAAACACTCTGCATCTGATCATGCGAAATCTGCATGCCTGGGCGCTGCCATCAAGCCCGAGTGTCCCAACTGCCTACAGCGCTTTTGACAGCGATGGAAAGCTGAAGGATGCCCGCCTCCAGGAGCGTGTCGAAATGCTGGGAATGCAACTGGTGCACACCATTGACATAATGAAAGGAGCCAAACCGGTAAACTAG